GGTTTGCCATTTGTGCAACAACAACCTGCTGAACCAGTTGCGGATTTATCTTTACGTCAAAGATCTCCTTTGGCAGCAAAGTATTTCCAATTTCTTTTCCTTCTTGATTGTAAACATTAATTTTCATAATTATCCTTTAATTTCCAATAATCCTCCTGATGCTCCGGCAATCGCTCCCTTAACCGCCAATAAATTGTTCTCTTTATCAATTTTAACAACTTTCAAATTCTTGATGGTTTTCCTTTCTCCACCCATTCGGCCAGGCATCTTTCTGCCTTTGATTACCCTTTCTGGGAAAGAGGTTCCCGTAGAGCCCAAACTTCTCTGTTCATGTTTTGTGCCGTGGGTAGCCGGACGCCCGGAAAATCCCCACCTTTTCACTCCTCCCTGAAAACCCTTTCCTTTGGAAGTGCTGGAAACTTTAACTTTGTCCCCCTCTTCAAAAACAGAAACATTTATTTCATCTCCCTGTTTCATCTCGCTCTTTTCATCAATCTTAAACTCTTTTAAATATCTGAATTCTTTTCCTTTTTCTGTTTTCTTAGGTTTCTTTTTTTTAACAAAGCCAACCTGAACAGCCCAATATCTGTCTTTTTCATTCGTCTTTATTTGGGTGATATAGCAGGGACCGGCCTCAATCAGGGTGACCGGAATAACTTTTCCTTCTTCGTCGAAAATCTGCGACATTCCCAGTTTTTTTCCTAAAATGAATTTCATAAAAACTTTTCTCAAATAAAATACGGGGATTCTAACCCCGCATTCATTCTCATAAGGTTAGCTTGACTAATTACTTCATGAAGTTTTCTGCATAATTGTTTCTAATTATAATATCACCAAAATGAGAATTTGTAAATTCCTTTTGGCCGATTACATTTTGATCTCAATATCAACGCCAGCAGGCAGATTCAAATTTATCAAAGCATCAATCACTTTCTGGCCCGGATTCAATATGTCAATCAATCTCTTATGAACTCTCAGTTCAAACTGTTCTCTCGCATCCTTGTGGACGAAAGAAGAACGATTGACTGTTTGTTTTTGGATTTCCGTAGGCAAAGGCACAGGACCCAACGTTTGGACACCGTAACGCAAAGCCACCTCGATAATCTGGCGGGCAGAACTATCAATCACTTTATGATCGAAAGCCCTCAGTTTTATCCTTATCTTGGATTTAGCTTCTTCTTCAACTTCAGTTATTTTCTTTTTTGGCATCTTGAAAGAACCTTTGCTTTAAATCTCTTTTTCTTTATTTAATTACTTTTGTTACCACGCCTGCTCCCACGGTTCTGCCGCCTTCTCTGATGGCGAATCTCTGCTTTTCTTCCATGGCAATAGGAGTCAATAACTTTGCTTTAAAATTGACTGTGTCTCCCGGCATAACCATTTCAGTGCCTTCTGGCAATGTCACTTCTCCTGTCACGTCAGTGGTTTTAAAGTAAAGCTGAGGCTTGTAGCCGGTAAAGAAAGGAGTGTGTCTTCCGCCTTCTTCCTTTGTTAAAACATAAACTTCCCCTTCAAATTCAGTATGGGGGGTTATTGAACCTGGCTTGGCTAAAACCTGTCCTCTTTCAACATCTTCTTTCTTTGATCCTCTGAGCAATATGCCGACATTGTCTCCGGCTCTTCCTTCGTCCAGAATCTTGTTAAACATTTCTACGCTAACAGCAATTGTTTTGCTGGTCGGCTTAATACCAACCAATTCCACTTCATCGTTGGAATGGACAATTCCTCTTTCAATACGACCGGTAGCCACTGTTCCTCTTCCGGCAATTGAGAAAACGTCTTCAATAGCCATTAAGAAGGGCTTATCAATTTCTCTGACCGGTTCTGAAATATATTCGTCTATTGCTTTAACCAGCTCTAAAATGGGCTTGGCTGCTTCATCATCAATAGAATTGGCTGCCAAAGCTTTTAAAGCTGAACCTTTGATTATTGGAGTGGTATCTCCCGGATAACCGTATTTCTTTAAAAGCTCTCTTAATTCCGATTCAACCAAGCTAATCATTTCCGGATCGTCAACTGCATCGCACTTGTTCAAAAATACGACCATTGCCGGCAATCCTACTTGCCTAGCCAAAAGAATGTGCTCTCTTGTCTGAGGCATAGGGCCGTCGGGAGCTGAAACAACTAAAACTGCTCCGTCCATCTGGGCAGCTCCGGTAATCATGTTCTTGATGTAGTCAGCATGTCCCGGACAATCAATCCAGGCATAATGCCTTTTTTCAGATTCAAACTCAACGTGAGTGACGTTGATTGTCAAACCACGAGCCTTTTCCTCTGGCGCTGAGTCAATCTGGTCTATGGATTTTTCGGTAGCTTTAAAACCGGCCAACTTCTGAATTTTCAGAATAGCGGCGGTTAAAGTGGTTTTGCCATGGTCAACGTGACCGATGGAACCTATGTTTAGATGGGGTTTTTCCCTTGCGAATTTTTCTTTTTCTGCCATATTTTTTTTGTGCGATGAAAACTTTGTTTTCATCTTTCACCTCGCTCGCCTGAGGCGAGTTCGGCTATTAATTATTATTTATTTATATACTGACCGATATATAATATTTTATTAAACTTCTAATATTTGTCAATTGTGGATTATCTTCTTTTGCCCTCAATAATCTCCTGGGCAATATTGCCAGGAACCTCATCATAATGGTCAAATTCCATAGTAAAGGTTCCCCTGCCTTCAGTCAAGCTACGGATAGCGGTTGCATAGCCGAACATTTCAGACAAAGGTACTTTAGCATCAATTACTTTCATTTGCAATCTGTCTTGTGTTTCTTCGATTTTGCCTCTTCTGGCTGATAAATCTCCGATAACGTCCCCGAAAAAGTCAGCAGGAATAACCACTTCCAATTTCATAATTGGCTCCAATAATACTGGTTTAGCTCTTTTGGTTGCTGATTGAAAAGCCATGGAACCGGCAATTTTAAAAGCCATTTCCGACGAATCAACCTCGTGGAACGAGCCGTCAAAAAGCGTAGCAGACAAATCAACGATCGGGTAGCCGGCAACCACCCCCTTATCAGCTGCCTCTATCACTCCTTTTTCAACGGCCGGAATGAATTCACGGGGAATAATTCCGCCTTTTATCTCGTTGATAAATTCAAATCCCGTACCTCTTTCTTTCGGCTCCACTTTCAGAAAAACATGGCCGTACTGTCCCCGGCCTCCTGACTGCCTGACATATTTTCCTTCTGCTTCAGCTTCCATTTTAACGGTTTCTTTGTAAGCAACCTGGGGCCTGCCGATATTCGCTTCTACCTTGAACTCTCTTTTTAATCTGTCAGTAATAATTTCCAAGTGCAACTCTCCCATGCCGGAAATAATCGTTTCGCTGGTTTCCAAATCTCCCTTAACCCTGAAAGTCGGATCTTCGTCCATCAATCTTTTTAAAGCAGTGCCCATTTTTTCCTGGTCAGCTTTTGTTTTCGGCTCAATTCTGATTGAAATAACAGGTTCCGGGAAAACGATCTTTTCAAGAATAATAGGACTGTTCTCGTCGCAAAGAGTGTGGCCAGTAGAAGTATTTTTCAAACCGACGGTAGCTGCGATGTCTCCGGTAAAAACTTCCTCCACCTCTTCCCTTTCATTGGCATGCATTCTTAAAATCCTGCCGATTCTTTCTTTCTCGCCGGTAGTCGTATTTAAAACGTAAGAACCACGCTTTAAAGAACCGGAATAAACTCTGAAAAATGTCAAAGTGCCGACATAAGGATCATTGGCCACTTTAAAAGCTAAAGCGCAAAAAAGCTTGTCGTCCGAAGCTTCTCTTTCAATAAACTCACCGTTTTTTGGATCTGTACCAACGACAGCTGGAAGCTCAGTGGGATTCGGCAGATACTCAACTACTCCATCAAGCATTAGCTGCACTCCTTTGTTTTTTAAAGCTGAACCGCAAAAAACAGGAATAAGCTTATAATCAATAGTTGCTTTTCTTAAAGTTTTTTTCAGCTCTCCAACGGAAATTTCCTGCTTGGCCAAATATTTTTCCAAGAGAGATTCGTCTTCTGCCGCAATTTTCTCAATCAACTTCTCCCTCCATTCTTTAGCTTTTTCTATTAAGTCTGCCGGAAGCTCCTCTTTTTTAATAGTCTGACCGAAGTCACCCTCAAACCTCAAAACTTTCATTTCCAGCAAATCAATTATTCCTTCAAACTTCGCTTCCTCGCCTATGGGCAATTGAAGCGCGACAGCGCAAGGAGAAAGCTTTTGCAGAATAGAATTAAAGCTTCCTTCAAAAGAAGCTCCCATCCTGTCTAATTTATTTATAAAGCAAATCCTGGGAACGTGGAATTTATCTGCCTGTCGCCAGACAGTTTCAGATTGCGGCTCCACTCCTGCCACGCCGTCAAAAACAACGACTGCTCCGTCCAGAACTCTCAAGGCTCTCTGGACTTCAACAGTGAAATCAATGTGGCCCGGAGTGTCGATAATATTAATCCTGTATTCGTTTTCCTTTTTTTTCTCTGAATCGAGAGGCGTCCAAAAACAAGTGGTGGCAGCAGAAGTAATGGTGATTCCCCTTTCCCTTTCCTGAACCATCCAGTCCATGATAGCCTTGCCGTCGTGTACCTCTCCTATCTTATGGGAGATGCCGGTGTAAAATAAAACTCGCTCGGTAACAGTTGTTTTACCGGCGTCAATATGCGCGATAATCCCTATATCTCTGTATCTTTCTATCGGATATTGCCTCATAACTTTACCAAGAAAAATGAGCGAAAGCCCTGTTGGCCTCTGCCATTCGATGAGTATCTTCTTTCTTTTTAATGGCTGTTCCTTCGTTCTTTGAAGCTAAAATCAGCTCTTCAGCCAGTTTTTCTCTCATCGGCTTGCCTTTTTTTGACTTGGCTGCCTTAATTATCCATCTCATCGCCAAAGTAACCATTCTGTCCCCCCTTACTTCGCGGGGCACCTGATAAGTTGCTCCGCCGACTCTTTTCGGTTTTATCTCCAGTAAAGGAGAAGCGTTTTTTATAGCTGTTTCAAAAACCTCCAAAGGCTCTTTCTTTGTTTTCTCTTTAATAATATCAAAAGTGCCGTAAATGATTTTTTCGGCTATTGTTTTCTTGCCGTTCCTCATCACCTGATTGATGAATTTGGCTACGGTTACATTCTCGTAAACGGAATCAGGAACAACAGGTATTCTCTTTTTTTTCTTTCTAGCCATATATTATTTTTCTCTTTTTTTGCCGTATTTGCTTCTTTGTTTTTTTCTTCCTTCAACTCCAGCCGTATCTAAAACGCCTCTGACTATATGATATCTGACGCCTGGCAAATCTTTAACCCTGCCCCCTCTCAAGACAACCACTGAGTGCTCTTGCAGATTGTGGCCTTCTCCTGGAATGTAAGCCGTTACTTCCATGCCGTTGGTCAGCCTGACCCTGGCTACTTTTCTCAAAGCAGAATTTGGTTTCTTGGGAGTGGAAGTAAAAACCTTCAGACAAACTCCCCTTTTAAAAGGAGAATAAAAGTTTTTGGGCCGATTCTTTAAAACATTAAAACTAAAAGACAAAGCTGGCGACTTGGTGCGCTTTTTGGCTTTCTTCCTTCCTTTTTTAATTAATTGATGAATTGTCGGACACATAAATTACAATTTATCATAAAGCCAATTAAATTACAAGAGGCTGGCCGGTTACTAGAGAAAAAAGAAAATAAGCTGACTTGAAAATTAAGTTCAATCCGCCAAAGAAAATGAAGAACAGAAAAACAAAAAGTCCGTATCTTTCAAGAAACCTTCTGATTTCAAGAAGCTTTCCCGGGAAAAAAGAGAACAAAATATGTGAACCGTCAAAGGGCGGAACGGGAATAAGATTGAAAACTGCCCAGGCAAAATTATATATAACGATTATACTGAAAAGCATCAAAAGAGGCTGGGACAAAGACAAAAATCTTATAGCCAATCCGAAAATTACTGCCAGAAGAAAATTGGTTGCCGGGCCAGCGATAGCTACTTTCAATGTTCCCCATCTCTGGTCGCGAAAATTCAAAGGATTAATCGGCACGGGCTTTGCCCAGCCGATAATCGGTCCCTTGCCCAAAGTGGCAAAAAGCAAAAGCAAAGGAACAAGAATCGTGCCCAAAGGATCAATATGCTTTATGGGGTTCAGCGTCAAACGGCCGGCTCTCTTGGCCGTCTCGTCTCCCAAATGTAAAGCAACGCTTCCATGCGCCACTTCATGAATGACAATGGAAAAAAATAAAATTAATAAAATAAAAACGATTTCCATGCTTTTAATGATAACACAACTTGAAAAAAATAAAAATTTCTGCTAGAATAAAAAAGTCGTAGTTTATCATTTCTAAAAAATCATCAAGAATATGGCAAACGAATGCCCAATCTGCGGTAAAAAAACTCTAATGGTTTGGAGAAGAGTGAAACTCCGAGGAAGATATAATCCAACAACGAAAACAAGAAAAAAACCAAATCTGCAATGGGTTAAATTGCCTTCGGGCAAAAGGATAAAAGCCTGCACGAAATGCATCAAGGCAATGGCGAAAAAGAAATAAAACGGGGCATGGTGTAATGGTTAACATACACCCTTGGGGTGGGTGTGAGTCTGGGTTCGATTCCCAGTGTCCCGACCTCCGAAAATGGTACAGGGTAAAGGTGGGTAATTGCTATTTACCTAAGGGTTTTTACCCCGCATAATCCGAACATGGTGAGGATTTGTGCGGGGCGATTCCCTGCACCCCTAAAAGTAAACTAAAAAACCGCTGAAATGGCGGTTTTTTAGTGGCTCTGTTTTCTAGGAAGTTTTCTCGGAAAAAGTTACAAGTGGGAATCCTAGTCCGCCGCCACGGCGGCGGAATCATTTCAGACTCCCTTAAAAAACTTTTGTACCAGAACTAACTAGATTCAGAGCCAATTTAATTATACATTTTATGAAGGAGGAATGTCAAATGACTTCCGACTGAATAAAATAAAGATGAGGGGTTATTCCCTCATCGCCCATCCGACCGAGGAAGGATGTCAACGACATCCGACTCCCGAGCAACAGCGAAGGGAGTTCGAAGAAACAAGTTTCTTCTATCGCTCTCACAAATTTAAAACATCGCTGATTTGCTTTATCAAAGAAACGACAACCGGCGGCGGAAGCAAGCTGTAAGAGGGTTCTTTGTTATCATCTGGAACAAGCCAAGGCCTTTCTTTAACGATTGCTTTATCTCCTTTCCATTCGTAATAATATTCCGGGGTAATCTCGTAATCGTCAACAGAGCTTTTAGCAGATTTCTTAGGAACAGAATTCCTTAGAAGAATCTTGGGAATACCATAAAGGGAAAAAGCCTGGTTAATCAGTTTCCCGTCTCTTTTTAATCTGTCTTTGATCGGCTTTATGCCGAAATCATCGCCTTCCTTGCGAACCATTCTCGTTCCCCTACACTTTGGGTTGTCGCAAAGCAGATAGAATTCTTTTTTCTTTGCCTCATAGCCTATTTTGGAAGTGGGCAATAATTTAAAATTTCTTGAAGTCTGACAATGAGGACAAACCATCCTGTATTTTATCCTTTCGTCAATCACCTTTTCCGGTACGTTAATCAAAACAAAAAAGTCGGGGTCCTCACGATAGCCGATTAAATCCCTAAAAAATAAAGCAAAGTTTATTTGGTCTAAATCCCTGGGAAAGCCGTCAAGAAAAATAGTTTTTTTCTGTCTTTTTCCGATCTCTCTTTTTACCAAAGCTAGTATCAATTCTGTCGGCAAAAGGGTTTTTGTACTTCTTTTTTCCAAAAAAGACACCAACTCTTTAGCTGACTGCCAGCCGCGATAATTCTTTTCCAAAAAGGAAAAAAACTCCTTTTTCTTTTTCGGGTCTTTCAGTTCGTTGTCGACTCCCCGAATTATATCGCCTATCGAAAAATGCTCTATTCTTTCCGGATCAACAATCTCAGCGAACATTTTGGAATATGTTCCCTTACCTGAATTTTTCTTGCCGACAAGATAAGCGACGAAAGTATTCCCCTTTCTGAAATATTCCCTTAATTTTTTAATCTCTTTTCCCACTTTCAATTGGAAGTACTTTTCTCTTTCTTTCGGATTATTCAAATCAAAAGTTGCTTTTACTTTCGGATTTTTAGTTTTAAAAATTGGAAATTGCATAATTTTTGCTGTTGGAAATAATTTTAATATCGCCTTGCTCGTCCGTCCTGAATATTCTTATACCATATTTTGTCAAAGTATCCAAAGTTTCCTGATTGGGATGGCCGTATTTATTGTCCTTACCAACGGAAATTACGGCAACCTCCGGAGAAACTTCCTCAATAAATTCTCGGCTGCTTGATGTTTTACTGCCGTGATGGCCGACTTTCAAAATATCGGATTCAATAAAAATACCTTTTCCAACCAGCTGTTTTTCAACCGATTGGAAAGCGTCGCCGGTAAACAAAAAAGAATTATCTCCGAAAACCAATCTGACGACAATCGAAGTGTTGTCAACTTCTTTAATTTTTTGGTTTTCCAAATTTTCAAAAGGATAGAG
This DNA window, taken from Candidatus Paceibacterota bacterium, encodes the following:
- a CDS encoding 50S ribosomal protein L28, with protein sequence MANECPICGKKTLMVWRRVKLRGRYNPTTKTRKKPNLQWVKLPSGKRIKACTKCIKAMAKKK
- the fusA gene encoding elongation factor G, giving the protein MRQYPIERYRDIGIIAHIDAGKTTVTERVLFYTGISHKIGEVHDGKAIMDWMVQERERGITITSAATTCFWTPLDSEKKKENEYRINIIDTPGHIDFTVEVQRALRVLDGAVVVFDGVAGVEPQSETVWRQADKFHVPRICFINKLDRMGASFEGSFNSILQKLSPCAVALQLPIGEEAKFEGIIDLLEMKVLRFEGDFGQTIKKEELPADLIEKAKEWREKLIEKIAAEDESLLEKYLAKQEISVGELKKTLRKATIDYKLIPVFCGSALKNKGVQLMLDGVVEYLPNPTELPAVVGTDPKNGEFIEREASDDKLFCALAFKVANDPYVGTLTFFRVYSGSLKRGSYVLNTTTGEKERIGRILRMHANEREEVEEVFTGDIAATVGLKNTSTGHTLCDENSPIILEKIVFPEPVISIRIEPKTKADQEKMGTALKRLMDEDPTFRVKGDLETSETIISGMGELHLEIITDRLKREFKVEANIGRPQVAYKETVKMEAEAEGKYVRQSGGRGQYGHVFLKVEPKERGTGFEFINEIKGGIIPREFIPAVEKGVIEAADKGVVAGYPIVDLSATLFDGSFHEVDSSEMAFKIAGSMAFQSATKRAKPVLLEPIMKLEVVIPADFFGDVIGDLSARRGKIEETQDRLQMKVIDAKVPLSEMFGYATAIRSLTEGRGTFTMEFDHYDEVPGNIAQEIIEGKRR
- the rpsL gene encoding 30S ribosomal protein S12, translated to MCPTIHQLIKKGRKKAKKRTKSPALSFSFNVLKNRPKNFYSPFKRGVCLKVFTSTPKKPNSALRKVARVRLTNGMEVTAYIPGEGHNLQEHSVVVLRGGRVKDLPGVRYHIVRGVLDTAGVEGRKKQRSKYGKKREK
- the rpsG gene encoding 30S ribosomal protein S7, whose product is MARKKKKRIPVVPDSVYENVTVAKFINQVMRNGKKTIAEKIIYGTFDIIKEKTKKEPLEVFETAIKNASPLLEIKPKRVGGATYQVPREVRGDRMVTLAMRWIIKAAKSKKGKPMREKLAEELILASKNEGTAIKKKEDTHRMAEANRAFAHFSW
- a CDS encoding site-2 protease family protein codes for the protein MEIVFILLILFFSIVIHEVAHGSVALHLGDETAKRAGRLTLNPIKHIDPLGTILVPLLLLFATLGKGPIIGWAKPVPINPLNFRDQRWGTLKVAIAGPATNFLLAVIFGLAIRFLSLSQPLLMLFSIIVIYNFAWAVFNLIPVPPFDGSHILFSFFPGKLLEIRRFLERYGLFVFLFFIFFGGLNLIFKSAYFLFSLVTGQPLVI
- the tuf gene encoding elongation factor Tu, yielding MAEKEKFAREKPHLNIGSIGHVDHGKTTLTAAILKIQKLAGFKATEKSIDQIDSAPEEKARGLTINVTHVEFESEKRHYAWIDCPGHADYIKNMITGAAQMDGAVLVVSAPDGPMPQTREHILLARQVGLPAMVVFLNKCDAVDDPEMISLVESELRELLKKYGYPGDTTPIIKGSALKALAANSIDDEAAKPILELVKAIDEYISEPVREIDKPFLMAIEDVFSIAGRGTVATGRIERGIVHSNDEVELVGIKPTSKTIAVSVEMFNKILDEGRAGDNVGILLRGSKKEDVERGQVLAKPGSITPHTEFEGEVYVLTKEEGGRHTPFFTGYKPQLYFKTTDVTGEVTLPEGTEMVMPGDTVNFKAKLLTPIAMEEKQRFAIREGGRTVGAGVVTKVIK
- the rpsJ gene encoding 30S ribosomal protein S10, encoding MPKKKITEVEEEAKSKIRIKLRAFDHKVIDSSARQIIEVALRYGVQTLGPVPLPTEIQKQTVNRSSFVHKDAREQFELRVHKRLIDILNPGQKVIDALINLNLPAGVDIEIKM
- a CDS encoding nucleoside monophosphate kinase, producing the protein MQFPIFKTKNPKVKATFDLNNPKEREKYFQLKVGKEIKKLREYFRKGNTFVAYLVGKKNSGKGTYSKMFAEIVDPERIEHFSIGDIIRGVDNELKDPKKKKEFFSFLEKNYRGWQSAKELVSFLEKRSTKTLLPTELILALVKREIGKRQKKTIFLDGFPRDLDQINFALFFRDLIGYREDPDFFVLINVPEKVIDERIKYRMVCPHCQTSRNFKLLPTSKIGYEAKKKEFYLLCDNPKCRGTRMVRKEGDDFGIKPIKDRLKRDGKLINQAFSLYGIPKILLRNSVPKKSAKSSVDDYEITPEYYYEWKGDKAIVKERPWLVPDDNKEPSYSLLPPPVVVSLIKQISDVLNL
- the rplC gene encoding 50S ribosomal protein L3, yielding MKFILGKKLGMSQIFDEEGKVIPVTLIEAGPCYITQIKTNEKDRYWAVQVGFVKKKKPKKTEKGKEFRYLKEFKIDEKSEMKQGDEINVSVFEEGDKVKVSSTSKGKGFQGGVKRWGFSGRPATHGTKHEQRSLGSTGTSFPERVIKGRKMPGRMGGERKTIKNLKVVKIDKENNLLAVKGAIAGASGGLLEIKG